Below is a window of Chthoniobacterales bacterium DNA.
CTTACTCCCGGGGACGGAATCAAGCACCCAGACCGCATTACAACTTATGAAGAAAATCGAGGCGATCATTAAACCTTTCAAGATGGAAGACGTGAAGGAAGCGCTCGCGGAGGTCGGCATCGAAGGGATGACCGTCAGCGAAGTCAAGGGATTCGGTCGTCAGAAGGGCCACACCGAGATCTATCGCGGCAGCGAATACACCGTCGATTTCCTTCCCAAGGTGAAATTTGAAATCGTCGTTCTTGACACGGCAGTCGAAAAAGCAGTCGCCGCGATTTCCAAATCCGCCAAGACCGGCAAGATCGGCGACGGCAAGATTTTCGTTCTGCCCATCGAAAGCGCGATCCGCATTCGCACCGACGAAACGAACGAGAACGCCATCTAGGCCGGCCTCCGCTCCTTCCTCTCGATGCTGCCTGACTGGCTGATCGTCATCATCCTCGGCATCATCGAGGGCCTCACGGAGTTCATTCCCGTCTCCTCGACGGGTCACCTCCTCATCGCCGAGCATTTGCTCGGCGACCACAAATCCGACCTCTTCAACGTCGTCATCCAGGTTGGCGCGGTCATGGCCGTCCTGCCGCTCTTCCGCGAGCGCATCGCCCTGATGATGCGCTGGCACGAGCCGGAGGGCCGCGACCTCACCCTCAAGGTCTTCGTCGCGTTCTTCATCACCGGCGTCGGCGGCCTCATTCTCAAGAAACTGGGCCTCAAGCTGCCCGACGAGATGTTCCCGGTCGCCATTGCGCTGATCGCGGGCGGCTTCTTCTTCCTGTTCATCGAGAACATGATCAAGGGCAAGCCCCGCACGAACTCGATCACCTGGATCATCGTCATCGCCGTCGCCGCGGGCCAACTCGTCGCCGCCGCCTTCCCCGGCACCTCGCGTTCCGGCTCCACCATCATGTTCGCCATGGCGCTCGGCCTCGCTCGCGTCCCCGCCACCGAATTTTCCTTCCTCGTCGGCATTCCGACCATGCTCGCCGCCGGCGCGCTGGAAATCCGCGAGGGCCTCAAGGCCGGAGAACACGAGCCGTTCTGGATGATCGCCCTCGGCTTCATCGTCGCGTCGGTCGTGTCCTTCATCGCCGTGAAATGGCTGTTGCGTCACGTGCAGTCCCATACGTTCGTGGGCTTCGGCCTTTACCGCATCGCCTTTGGCATCCTGCTTCTTGTCTTTTCCTTTTTAATGACCCGATGAGTTCGATTCTTCCCGATCTCCAGGCCAGCCTCCTCTGCGAGGACGTCCGGGCGGAGATCAGCGGCCAGCAGACGCTCATCGGCGTCATCACCGCCATCCCGGCCCCCGTCATGCCGGTCGCGTTCTTCAAGCTCTGCCTGTGGACGCGCTGGTGCGGCGGCGAAGGCACCTTCACGCAGCGCTCGCTCATCCTTTCCTCGGAGGACGAAAAAATTCTCGCCGAGTCGCGGGTGGAATTCACCCTCAACGAGCTCGAGTCGCACGCCACGAACGTCCACGTCTTCGGCGGGGTGAAATTCGAGAGCTTTGGCGTGCATCAGGTCGAGATTCACCTCGACGACGAGTTGCAGCTCCGCTTCCCGCTGCCCGTCGTGAAAATCGCGCATCCCGGCCAGCCCGGCGCATGACAGGGCCGAGCGGCGGCCGGCGGCCGCACTCGGGGGCGACGGTCAATTCTTCGCAAACTTCCACGCAGTCCGGCACTTGCGTGCCCCCTCCCCCCCGTCTACCGTGGTCGGCTATGCGCAAGTTGTGGTTCTGGCTCGCTCTCGGTGTCGTCGTGGCGACCCTTGCGGCTGCGCCGAATCAGGATTTTGCCCGCACCCGCATCGCGGACGGCTTTGACTTTCCCGTCGGCAAGCCAAACGCCGACGGCTACTACAAGGCGCGCGGTTTCCGCCCCAACGGCCATCTCGGCGAGGACTGGAATGGCATCGGCGGCGGTAACAGCGATCTCGGTTCGCCGATCTACTCCATGGGCAACGGCCTCGTCGTCTTTGCCCGCGATGTGCGCCTCGGCTGGGGCAACGTCGTCATCCTGCGCCACATCTACTACGAGGGCAGCGCTCTCAAGACGGTCGATTCTCTTTACGGCCACCTCGACCGCATCATGGTGAAGGAAGGCCAGCAAATCATTCGCGGCCAACAGATCGGCACGATGGGCACGAACCGCGGCATGTATCCCGCCCACCTCCACTTCGAGATCCACAAGAACCTCGTCATGGGCATCACGCGCACCGGCTTCGCCCACGATTTTTCGA
It encodes the following:
- a CDS encoding undecaprenyl-diphosphate phosphatase; translation: MLPDWLIVIILGIIEGLTEFIPVSSTGHLLIAEHLLGDHKSDLFNVVIQVGAVMAVLPLFRERIALMMRWHEPEGRDLTLKVFVAFFITGVGGLILKKLGLKLPDEMFPVAIALIAGGFFFLFIENMIKGKPRTNSITWIIVIAVAAGQLVAAAFPGTSRSGSTIMFAMALGLARVPATEFSFLVGIPTMLAAGALEIREGLKAGEHEPFWMIALGFIVASVVSFIAVKWLLRHVQSHTFVGFGLYRIAFGILLLVFSFLMTR
- a CDS encoding P-II family nitrogen regulator, which produces MKKIEAIIKPFKMEDVKEALAEVGIEGMTVSEVKGFGRQKGHTEIYRGSEYTVDFLPKVKFEIVVLDTAVEKAVAAISKSAKTGKIGDGKIFVLPIESAIRIRTDETNENAI
- a CDS encoding M23 family metallopeptidase, encoding MRKLWFWLALGVVVATLAAAPNQDFARTRIADGFDFPVGKPNADGYYKARGFRPNGHLGEDWNGIGGGNSDLGSPIYSMGNGLVVFARDVRLGWGNVVILRHIYYEGSALKTVDSLYGHLDRIMVKEGQQIIRGQQIGTMGTNRGMYPAHLHFEIHKNLVMGITRTGFAHDFSNYYSPTEFITPRRKLNGGGKSGLVAINTFTDPRDFGPPANGRAPMKADGSAAAKRDPVQEAAKKQRTKSFRVDRFGGFDSF